From the Lepisosteus oculatus isolate fLepOcu1 chromosome 1, fLepOcu1.hap2, whole genome shotgun sequence genome, one window contains:
- the LOC102691929 gene encoding olfactory receptor 1P1-like — MAIDRFVVICYPFDYEMKVSNDRVHKFIVICWAFAIVYPMFYIFPFVGHKPCYLITSSSFLCTGAALEASPCTVSISVFPRYYRLFMIAIHLAGGQIIVAVSYMKILKESRSARLTEASRKAMYTVVTHGIVLSIFFGNAYLLFVTGSLEIKDPEKNTVLTGIRLSADLLYLNIPPTLNPIIYGLRNEEMRKEIFKMLKRKPKIKPAGS, encoded by the coding sequence ATGGCGATTGATAGGTTTGTTGTGATCTGCTACCCTTTCGACTATGAGATGAAAGTCTCCAATGACCGCGTCCATAAGTTCATAGTAATCTGCTGGGCTTTTGCCATTGTTTATCccatgttttatattttcccCTTCGTGGGTCATAAGCCCTGCTATCTTATTACTTCTAGCAGCTTTCTGTGCACAGGGGCTGCCTTGGAGGCTAGCCCATGTACTGTGTCTATCTCGGTCTTTCCCAGATACTACAGGCTTTTCATGATTGCTATACACTTAGCAGGTGGCCAAATAATTGTTGCTGTCTCTTACATGAAAATTCTGAAGGAGTCCCGCAGTGCTCGTCTCACTGAAGCATCAAGGAAGGCAATGTACACTGTTGTCACACATGGCATTGTGCTGTCAATTTTCTTTGGGAATGCCTATTTGTTGTTTGTGACTGGCAGCTTGGAAATAAAGGACCCGGAGAAGAATACTGTCCTCACAGGTATCCGTCTCTCAGCCGATCTGCTGTATTTGAACATTCCTCCAACCCTAAACCCCATCATTTATGGCCTGAGGAATGAGGAAATGAGAAAGGAGATTTTCAAAATGCTGAAGAGGAAGCCCAAGATCAAGCCTGCTGGATCATGA